A part of Oncorhynchus clarkii lewisi isolate Uvic-CL-2024 chromosome 17, UVic_Ocla_1.0, whole genome shotgun sequence genomic DNA contains:
- the LOC139370807 gene encoding voltage-dependent calcium channel subunit alpha-2/delta-2-like isoform X2 produces the protein MEMLDTLSDDDYVNVARFNEKAEAVVPCFKHLVQANVHNKKIFKEAVKLMQAKGTTDYKSGFHFAFNQLLNVNDFKLNTLNDRILYE, from the exons ATGGAGATGTTGGACACTCTGTCTGATGACGACTATGTCAACGTGGCCAGG TTTAATGAAAAGGCAGAGGCAGTGGTCCCTTGCTTCAAACACCTGGTCCAGGCCAACGTTCACAAcaagaagatcttcaaagagGCTGTAAAGCTCATGCAAGCTAAAGGCACCACAGACTACAAGTCTGGTTTCCACTTTGCCTTCAATCAGCTACTAAACGTGAATGACTTCAAGCTCAACACTCTGAACGACCGCATTCTGTACGAGTGA
- the LOC139369737 gene encoding G2/M phase-specific E3 ubiquitin-protein ligase has translation MPFLQLSSNMGVQSHIFSERLYRQVCGLQPPVPELKEIAEYDFRQKLEKFNKQSKIQLAQIVDEAQEVVMLGPVRYIRTLERDALVESATKFYLESRIRDALEQFKEGLECLGLLSYMNRHSSLFREVFIYAEKPLLAKDIASLFKAERSPPGTNQSFQKHYKQPESIGHSNT, from the exons atgcctttcttgcaactCTCAAG CAACATGGGGGTGCAGAGCCACATTTTTTCAGAGAGGCTATACAGGCAAGTGTGTGGCCTACAACCTCCTGTGCCAGAACTGAAAGAAATTGCAGAATATGACTTCAGACAGAAGTTGGAGAAG TTCAATAAACAATCTAAGATCCAGTTAGCACAAATTGTTGACGAGGCACAGGAAGTGGTCATGTTGGGTCCAGTGCGATACATTCGTACATTGGAGAGGGATGCCCTGGTGGAGTCAGCCACAAAGTTCTACTTAGAAAGCAGGATACGGGATGCTCTTGAGCA ATTCAAAGAGGGTCTGGAGTGTCTAGGTCTCCTGTCTTACATGAATAGACACTCAAGCCTCTTCAGAGAGGTTTTCATCTATGCTGAGAAACCTCTTTTGGCCAAAGACATAGCTTCTCTCTTCAAAGCAGAGCGCTCCCCACCTGGTACCAATCAAAGTTTTCAAAAACATTACAAACAACCAGAATCAATTGgacacagtaatacataa
- the LOC139370807 gene encoding voltage-dependent calcium channel subunit alpha-2/delta-2-like isoform X1, translated as MTLTSKIRSTTPSQPFRSPQTSTKEFNEKAEAVVPCFKHLVQANVHNKKIFKEAVKLMQAKGTTDYKSGFHFAFNQLLNVNDFKLNTLNDRILYE; from the exons ATGACGCTAACTTCAAAAATAAGGTCAACTACTCCTTCACAGCCGTTCAGATCCCCACAGACATCTACAAAGGAG TTTAATGAAAAGGCAGAGGCAGTGGTCCCTTGCTTCAAACACCTGGTCCAGGCCAACGTTCACAAcaagaagatcttcaaagagGCTGTAAAGCTCATGCAAGCTAAAGGCACCACAGACTACAAGTCTGGTTTCCACTTTGCCTTCAATCAGCTACTAAACGTGAATGACTTCAAGCTCAACACTCTGAACGACCGCATTCTGTACGAGTGA